The DNA region CTTCTGTAAAGCTAGAAATGCCTCAGTTGCAAGTTGGTTCCATACAAATGCATCTTTCTTCAATAATGCTGTCAAGGGTGCATCAATAGTAGCATAATTTCGAATAAATCTGCGGTAATAACCTGAGAGACCCAAAAAACCTCGTAAGTGTTTGAGAGTTCTAGGCAATGGCCAATCCAATACAGCTTGTACTTTGGATTTGTCCATTTGTACGCCCTGGTGAGAAACCGTATGACCTAGATAATCCACTTCACTGAATCCAAAACAACATTTGGACATTTTTGCAAATAGAGAATGTTGGCGTAGGAGCTGCAACACTTCAGTCAAGTGAGATAAATGAGCTGACCACGTCGGACTGTATATAAGAATATCATCAAAGAATACCAATACGGACTTTCGGAGTTGAGCCTGGAATACATGATTCATTAAGCTTTGGAAGGATGCCGGGGCATTCGAAAGGCCAAAGGGCATGACCAACCATTCATAAAGGCCTTAATGTGTTCGGAAGGCAGTTTTATGTCGATCTTCAGGCTTGACCAGTATTTGGTGGTACCCGGATCTAAGGTCTAACTTAGAAAAATATTGCGCACCAAAGAGTTCATCTAAAAGTTCATCCACAGTTGGGATAGGAAAACTGTCCTTGATAGTGATAGAGTTTAAAGCGCGATAGTCCGTGCAAAATCTCCATGagccatctttcttcttaactagTAACACAGGGGAAGAGAAAGGACTGTAGCTAGGTTGTATAATACCTTGGTCAAGCATCTCTTTCACCATGAGTTCAATTTGTTCTTTTTGACTATGGGGGTATCGATATGGTTTCACTTTCACTGGGTTGCTACATGCCGCCAACGGAATAGCATGATCTTGGAACCTAGCTGGAGGAAGACTTTTTGGTTCAGCAAACACATCAACAAATGCTTGTAATATAACTTCAATGTCAGGGTGTGGATCAGCGTTGACAGTGTTATCCTTAGGTACAATCTTGTCAAACTGAAGGTAAAAAGCAACATCAATAGCATGAGTATGTTGTAATCTCCTGATGTGATGGAACTGTGCCGGTCTTGGACCCTTAGATTTCTCACCATAAAGTGTAATAAAGCTATCCTTGACATAAAATTTTAAAGACAGGGCATTGTAATCAGCAATATGTGGTCCTAAGGTTTTTAACCACGGGACTCCCAACACCAAATCAGCTCCAGATATAGGTAATAAGTAAACAGGGATATGTAATGTGTTTCCTTGAATAGCTATAGGTAAGTCTTCAATGTAACCCATCATAGTCAAGGAATTCCCATTTCCAACCATAACTTGAAACTGTGTATTAGCTTGGACTGGCAATTGCAAGGATTGAGCAATCCTTGGTTGTAAAAAATTATCAGAGCTGCCACTATCCAATAAAATTGTAACTGCAATGCCTTGAATCTGACCTTGAAAGCGCATTGTGCCCATACCATGAGAGCCATTCAATGCATTAAGTGACAAGTGATGCTCAGAATCTCCAATTGTTGGCGGTTCATGGAAAGTGGTGGCAAGGGAATCTGGTGGTGGGTCATTGTCATCCTCCTCCATTTGTAATAAGAAGTAATGACGGTTTGGACATTTGTGGGTAATGGAAAATTTCTCATCGCAATAATAACAAAGCCCTTTTTCGCGGCGGATTTGCATCTCGGCACGAGTAATGCTTTTCACTGGGTTGTTTGGTTTAGGGTTAGGAAGTAATGGTGGATTTGTGGGGTTTCGAGGTGTGGAATTTGGGCCAGGGAAATGGTACGGCTTGTTGACGgtggaattgttaggttttggTGGTGGTGTAGGGCAGTATTTGTCTTCGAAGAGTCTGGCCAAGGCGTAGGCGCGAGACAACGACGACGGTGTTTGAGCAATCACGTCACGCTTGATATCCGGTTTAAGGCCACTTATGAAACAATCAAGGGTGGCTTCAGGACTCAAACCTTGTGCTCTGTTGGCTAATGCAGTGAAAGCAGTGTAAAATTCAGAGACGGTAGTGGTTTGTGTGAGTTTGAATAGAGTGGGTCGTGGGGATTCATACGGAGATGGGCCGAACTCCATTTCCAAGGCCCGTGTAAACATGGCCCAAGACTGAAACGACTCATTTCGAGAAATCATTTGGAACCAAGGCACAACGTCTTTTTCCATATGCACGGCGGCAATGGTAAGACGGTGGTTATCCGGCGTAGCATAAAATTCAAAGAATTGTTCAGCCTTAAAGATCCAATTCATTACCTCAGATCCATCAAAACGCGGAAAATCGAGTTTGATGTTGCGCATCTGAAACGGTTGAATCGTTGGAGTTGGGGTCGCTTTGTTAGAAGAGTTTTGCGTCACATGAAGGGAGCTAAGCTGATTTTCAACCCGTTCGAATCTAGCTTGATCCAGGTGACGAGATTGCATATATTCGTTGTGACGGCGGTCTGAATCTTCAAGAAACTTCTGCAACGTTTTGTGCATATCAGCGATGGAGTTCTCCATACTCTTCATGCGTGTATTCTCAGCCATTGAAGAGCTCAATGAGAGCACCAAATGTTATAAACCAATCGAGCAGTACACACACAATTTAGTTATGCAATTAAAAATAGTACTGACAGTGCAATCAAAATGCAGTAGCAGAGAAATAGTGGGTATATTGATGGAAAATGGCTAAGCCAATTGCAAGAGGAATACAGTAACAGAAAAGCATAGAAGCTTCCAGAGAAGAGAGAGAGTCAGGATATCAATCCACTAAATTCTTCCCACCCTATCATTGCCACTCATTGTGGTACTTATTCAAATTCTGCAGCATATTTTCTGTTAGGGAATTTAGTCCTCAATCCACGTCTAGGCTCCTCAAAATGTGGATCATGTGCCACGTGTTCTTCTCCATCATTTACTGTGGTAATTTCTTTGTCCTTATTCATAACAGTGGCTTAGTAGGAACATAAATTTATTTAAGGGTGGCTTCTTGAATATTCAAGAAATTGTCAAAATTTCTAAATTCTTAGTCTGGAAAATGTGGTTAGCTAATTCTAAAGGTAGGATAGATTTTGAATAGAGAGATTGACAAACCAACTTAAGCCCTTGTTTGTCCAATTTTATAGTTCTCTCTTGTAAGGATTAGGCATCGATGTGCCCCTTTTATATATCATCATTGCTTATCGAAAAAAAGAGAGTATAAAATTATGCCAAATTATTGTGTAACATTCTCTTCTTCTCAAATTTTATCTTTTTATATGAActattatatttacaattttatatttaattgaataattaatttattaaaattattaCATAAAATTTAATTGTATTATTTTCATTGATTGAGAAAAGTGGACAAACGGATATGTGAGCTAATTTTTTATTCTAATGTTAATTAAAATGAAAGGAAAGGTAATTTGAAAACATCCCCATAAAAAgttttgtgtgaaattaattgaattatgccgatttaattattttaaatcaTTTTTAGTATTTGTAGTTTAGTAAGAGCACGCGATATATTACTATAATAGATTTCTTTCAAATTTTAAAAGATTAACTTTATTGGTTTAAAGAGATGAGATGTTGTTGCTACATGTATAATTTCACCATGATAAATTTATCAGCAAGTTTTCGTAATGAAACATGTGAGGCTTTAttcattcattttattttcttacTTTTTCATTTGATAGAATTTATATAgtataatttattttattttaaaaattgattttataAGAATGAATTAGACCAAACTCTTAGAATCTATCGATTGGATCTTAAACTATTGAATATATTTATATAGAGTAACATCTTTCACTTTAAAAATTGGTTTTACAAAGATGAATTAGATCAAATTTTAATAATATTTGATTTTACCATATTATTATTAATTTGTCATTTGTATTAATTGAATAAATTGTGTTAAACAATATCAACAAAAAAAAATAGTTATGTTTAACAAAGTGTTGTGAACATATATTTATGTAAAATTTTCaaatatcaaaataaaatatatttctTTGCTAAATAATAACCTGTGGGTTTGTTCCGTGGATAAGTTACCTTCCAAATATTGGTCGTTACTTGGTAGTAAGTGAGGTCATATATATCTTAGAGTTTAAGATACATATATCTAATAGATTATTTGAATATCGTCACGAAAAAGAAAGTAGATTATTTGAATGTTGGGCAG from Lathyrus oleraceus cultivar Zhongwan6 chromosome 1, CAAS_Psat_ZW6_1.0, whole genome shotgun sequence includes:
- the LOC127088505 gene encoding uncharacterized protein LOC127088505 — encoded protein: MAENTRMKSMENSIADMHKTLQKFLEDSDRRHNEYMQSRHLDQARFERVENQLSSLHVTQNSSNKATPTPTIQPFQMRNIKLDFPRFDGSEVMNWIFKAEQFFEFYATPDNHRLTIAAVHMEKDVVPWFQMISRNESFQSWAMFTRALEMEFGPSPYESPRPTLFKLTQTTTVSEFYTAFTALANRAQGLSPEATLDCFISGLKPDIKRDVIAQTPSSLSRAYALARLFEDKYCPTPPPKPNNSTVNKPYHFPGPNSTPRNPTNPPLLPNPKPNNPVKSITRAEMQIRREKGLCYYCDEKFSITHKCPNRHYFLLQMEEDDNDPPPDSLATTFHEPPTIGDSEHHLSLNALNGSHGMGTMRFQGQIQGIAVTILLDSGSSDNFLQPRIAQSLQLPVQANTQFQVMVGNGNSLTMMGYIEDLPIAIQGNTLHIPVYLLPISGADLVLGVPWLKTLGPHIADYNALSLKFYVKDSFITLYGEKSKGPRPAQFHHIRRLQHTHAIDVAFYLQFDKIVPKDNTVNADPHPDIEVILQAFVDVFAEPKSLPPARFQDHAIPLAACSNPVKVKPYRYPHSQKEQIELMVKEMLDQGIIQPSYSPFSSPVLLVKKKDGSWRFCTDYRALNSITIKDSFPIPTVDELLDELFGAQYFSKLDLRSGYHQILVKPEDRHKTAFRTH